The stretch of DNA TATAAGAAAATCAAAGATGCATTAGATAAGGAAGGAATTCCTATAATTATGGTTGAAAGTGATTATAGTCTACAGGACATAGGACAAATAAAAACAAGACTTGAGGCATTTTTCGAAATGATAAAGACATCAAAATAGAGATATTATTTATAATCCATAGGAAATTATATTCCATATTAAATTGTGGATAATTTTAAATATAATTTCCGTAATGGATATAGGCAAAATCTACCTTAATTTATTTTAAAAATTATTTTAATTGAAGATTTTGTTCCTAAAGAATAGGGTGATTAAATGGGAGGACAATTAAGCTGTTATATATTATTTCAGTCTCATACCGATGGATTAGCTTTAGAAAAGATTTTGAAATCTGAAAGGATTAAATATACTATTGTGCCAACCCCTAGAGAATTAAGTAAAAGCTGTGGTATAACTATAATGATTAATCCTGATGATGAAGAAAAGGTTAGGGAAATTCTAGATATTAATCCTGAAATAAAGGTTAACGGTATTCATACCATTGAAAGGAAAAGGAGAGGCTGGTTTTGATAAGAAGTTCGTTGGGATACTCAATAGGAATAGATGCAGGTTCAGTTGCAACAAAGGGAGTCCTTTTTAGAGGAGAATTAGTTAAAGAAGTTATTATACCTACGGGTTGGAGTCCTAGAAAAGCGTCAGAAGAAGTTTGTAAATTACTAATAGAAAAAGGGAATATAAAAAGAGAAGAAGTAAAAAAAATTATTGCAACAGGTTATGGGAGAGTTTCAATAGATTTTGCAGATAAGACAGTTACTGAAATAACATGTCATGCTAAAGGTGCATATTTTATAAATAATAGAGTGAGAACTATACTTGACATAGGCGGTCAAGACAGTAAAATAATTAGCTTAGATGAAAATGGAAATGTTTGTGACTTTTTTATGAATGACAAATGTGCAGCAGG from Caloranaerobacter ferrireducens encodes:
- a CDS encoding acyl-CoA dehydratase activase, with product MIRSSLGYSIGIDAGSVATKGVLFRGELVKEVIIPTGWSPRKASEEVCKLLIEKGNIKREEVKKIIATGYGRVSIDFADKTVTEITCHAKGAYFINNRVRTILDIGGQDSKIISLDENGNVCDFFMNDKCAAGTGRFLQVMINLLGSEINELDKLAEEAEPEKISSMCTVFAESEIISLLAKGTSKESIAAGIIESIANRAVSMLNKIKIVDEVAFTGGVARSRILTKSIEKKIKKSIYIAPNTQIIGALGAAVIGWEMLNLRGD
- a CDS encoding DUF3343 domain-containing protein; translation: MGGQLSCYILFQSHTDGLALEKILKSERIKYTIVPTPRELSKSCGITIMINPDDEEKVREILDINPEIKVNGIHTIERKRRGWF